The Nonlabens spongiae genome contains a region encoding:
- a CDS encoding TonB-dependent receptor plug domain-containing protein gives MTRTIAFCGLCAVLFSCSLFAQNGKSEVLDTVLLVDRQIKRYSTGQKIQKLPDSLLKATPGTLTDLLEINTSLFFKQNGYGMVSSPTFRGTTAQQTAVIWNGFNINSQLNGQTDFNTLVVDGFDELDVRAGGGSVIYGTGAIGGSIHLQDKTKFNHGVEAFASARYGSFKTFQNLLKTDYSNDKLSLSVALSRLSSENDYPILETDRSNENAAYEHYTANLNAAYRMDDDNTLSYHGMYFNGNRNFALLFPTDPRTGYENDDHRHLIEWESKGDQIITVLQGVYFREHYDYISNLENPNPVGSTVNTYKGRYSLFFNPGRWELSSVADYEHNTAQGDDIESQNRNIASLAVLGKYKFKKLTTELSARQEVTDVYNVPLLYSIGADYRLSNSINLMAKASRNYRMPTYNDLFWQGAGNPDLEPENSYQAEGSVVLKSKNRKHQFSATGYYNDIQDLIRWIPDSNNVWRPENVDEVISYGGEFNYQGAFQIGKTVLDVNSGYAYTVSENGRTGNSLTFIPKHKFTSQINLRLKSISLSAQNNYVGSVFTRSNNDPDEILEDYLLSHISASYTFSKLKELTLLLQVRNLVNVNYQTTENRPMPGRHFFITSTIKF, from the coding sequence ATGACTAGAACCATTGCATTTTGCGGTCTTTGTGCCGTACTGTTTTCATGTAGTCTATTTGCCCAAAACGGCAAAAGTGAGGTGCTTGACACTGTTTTGCTCGTGGACCGGCAAATCAAGCGCTATTCTACCGGTCAGAAAATTCAAAAGCTACCCGATTCCCTGCTGAAAGCGACTCCAGGAACACTCACCGATCTTCTTGAAATCAATACATCGCTGTTTTTCAAACAAAACGGTTATGGGATGGTCTCATCACCCACCTTCAGAGGAACAACAGCCCAACAGACCGCGGTAATATGGAATGGATTCAATATCAATTCACAGCTGAACGGTCAGACCGACTTCAATACGCTTGTGGTAGATGGTTTTGATGAGCTGGACGTGCGAGCGGGTGGTGGGAGTGTGATCTACGGGACCGGCGCGATAGGAGGGAGCATCCACCTTCAAGACAAGACAAAATTCAATCATGGCGTGGAGGCCTTTGCGAGCGCACGATACGGTAGTTTTAAAACCTTTCAAAATCTGCTTAAAACGGATTACTCTAACGACAAACTGAGTTTATCTGTGGCACTTTCAAGATTGTCCTCAGAAAATGATTATCCCATTTTAGAGACTGATCGAAGCAATGAAAATGCTGCTTATGAACATTATACTGCAAACCTGAATGCCGCTTACAGAATGGACGATGATAATACGTTGTCTTACCACGGGATGTATTTTAATGGTAATCGCAATTTTGCCTTGCTTTTCCCCACAGATCCGCGCACAGGTTATGAAAATGATGATCATAGACATTTAATAGAATGGGAATCAAAAGGGGATCAAATTATAACAGTCCTGCAAGGCGTCTATTTTAGGGAGCACTATGATTATATATCAAATCTTGAGAATCCGAACCCAGTAGGTTCTACAGTCAATACTTACAAAGGTCGATACTCCCTATTTTTTAATCCAGGTCGCTGGGAGTTGAGCAGCGTAGCTGATTATGAGCATAATACCGCACAAGGAGATGATATTGAATCCCAAAATAGGAACATTGCCAGTCTGGCAGTTCTTGGAAAGTATAAATTCAAAAAACTGACCACAGAATTAAGTGCGAGACAAGAAGTGACTGATGTATATAACGTTCCCTTACTTTATAGCATAGGTGCAGATTATCGCTTGAGTAATTCAATCAATCTAATGGCTAAAGCATCTCGCAATTATAGGATGCCCACTTACAATGATCTTTTTTGGCAAGGTGCTGGAAATCCTGATCTAGAACCAGAAAACAGTTATCAGGCAGAGGGCAGCGTGGTCTTAAAAAGTAAGAATCGCAAACATCAGTTTTCAGCGACGGGATATTATAATGACATTCAAGACTTGATACGCTGGATTCCCGACTCAAATAATGTATGGCGACCGGAGAACGTGGATGAAGTCATTAGTTATGGTGGTGAATTTAATTATCAGGGAGCTTTTCAGATAGGCAAAACAGTTCTTGATGTCAACTCAGGATACGCTTACACGGTTTCAGAAAATGGAAGGACGGGCAACTCTCTAACTTTTATTCCTAAACATAAGTTCACATCTCAAATAAACTTGAGATTAAAATCCATTTCCCTTAGTGCACAAAACAATTATGTGGGATCAGTTTTTACCAGATCAAATAATGATCCTGATGAAATACTAGAGGATTATTTACTGAGTCATATAAGCGCCTCTTACACCTTTTCAAAACTTAAAGAGTTAACGCTTTTATTACAAGTACGTAATCTCGTTAATGTAAACTATCAAACTACGGAAAACCGTCCCATGCCCGGGCGTCACTTTTTTATCACTTCAACAATTAAATTCTAA
- a CDS encoding HNH endonuclease has translation MNESLKFKLFNVLPAVLITVSICLIEETINAMVSFLVVYPIWGLSQVYFSEKISDYRTERKKHANFLRLLNLKWRQWQRLTDSEKEEYRILYTHQEKIKKDISRKRFQYKNPSDNTFNEIRDKIEIEFENLSTEQRIVLLQQYEVELGEINELIREKSLREWRINQKVRIRLEKLKRIEEEKMKELQERQKLREEQRTRREKEKEREIKLKQEREEQIEKEIQRRQDELDKKLRLEELKRQEKDRYKEYYKRQQREKEKRRNWESEAIEEMIESGEIKDIDQSNRNRTIPSHVKETVFTRDKGCCVSCGSNQDIEFDHIIPFSKGGSNSIKNIQLLCLKCNRRKSNKIT, from the coding sequence ATGAATGAAAGTCTAAAATTTAAACTGTTTAATGTTCTTCCAGCGGTATTAATAACCGTTTCTATTTGTCTTATCGAAGAGACTATCAATGCAATGGTCTCTTTTCTTGTGGTCTATCCTATATGGGGGTTGTCACAAGTATATTTTAGCGAAAAAATTAGTGACTACAGAACTGAACGAAAAAAACACGCCAATTTTTTAAGACTTCTGAATCTTAAATGGAGACAATGGCAAAGACTCACGGATAGTGAAAAAGAGGAGTACAGAATTTTGTATACTCATCAGGAAAAAATCAAGAAGGATATTAGTAGGAAAAGATTTCAATATAAAAACCCTAGCGATAATACATTTAATGAGATACGAGATAAAATAGAAATCGAATTTGAAAATCTTTCGACAGAACAGCGGATAGTATTGCTTCAACAATATGAGGTGGAATTGGGTGAGATCAACGAGTTAATTAGAGAGAAATCACTTAGGGAATGGAGAATTAATCAAAAAGTACGAATTAGATTAGAAAAATTGAAAAGAATCGAGGAGGAAAAAATGAAGGAGTTGCAAGAACGGCAAAAGCTGAGGGAAGAGCAAAGAACTAGACGGGAAAAAGAGAAAGAAAGAGAGATAAAACTAAAACAGGAAAGGGAAGAACAAATAGAAAAAGAAATACAGAGACGACAAGATGAACTTGACAAAAAATTAAGATTAGAAGAACTTAAAAGGCAAGAAAAAGACAGATATAAAGAGTATTATAAGCGACAGCAAAGAGAAAAAGAAAAAAGGAGAAATTGGGAATCGGAGGCAATCGAAGAAATGATTGAATCTGGTGAAATAAAGGACATTGACCAATCAAATAGAAATCGAACGATACCAAGTCATGTTAAAGAAACTGTGTTTACCAGAGATAAAGGTTGCTGTGTGAGTTGCGGCAGTAATCAAGATATAGAGTTTGATCATATTATTCCATTTTCTAAAGGTGGTAGTAATTCTATAAAGAATATTCAATTACTCTGTTTAAAATGCAATCGCAGAAAAAGCAATAAAATCACGTGA
- a CDS encoding DNA-3-methyladenine glycosylase, with amino-acid sequence MKLPASYYQQNDVVHIAKDLIGKVIVSMVDDKRTAGIITETEAYRGVGDKACHAHLGRFTDRTKIMYENGGVAYVYLCYGIHNLFNIITNTDQQADAVLIRAAEPTEGIEHMLHRRGKEKLDKTLTSGPGNFSKAFGLDRSHYGEDLTGDLVWIEDAEVFAQEVAERSQSYLDDSSKQITSAHFDFDQRPPLNDIGSDKIISKEDIITSKRIGIDYAEEDADLPWRFYLWSSQFVSKR; translated from the coding sequence ATGAAACTTCCAGCAAGCTATTACCAGCAAAATGATGTGGTTCATATCGCCAAGGACCTGATCGGGAAAGTGATTGTCTCCATGGTGGACGACAAGCGCACGGCAGGAATTATCACCGAAACGGAAGCCTACCGCGGAGTGGGCGACAAGGCTTGCCATGCCCATCTAGGCCGATTTACCGATCGCACCAAAATCATGTACGAAAACGGTGGAGTCGCTTATGTGTACCTTTGTTATGGGATTCACAACTTGTTCAACATCATTACCAATACTGACCAGCAGGCAGATGCCGTTCTGATACGCGCCGCTGAGCCTACTGAAGGGATCGAGCACATGCTGCACCGACGCGGTAAAGAGAAGCTCGATAAGACGCTAACGTCTGGACCTGGAAATTTCAGCAAGGCTTTTGGACTGGATCGGTCGCATTATGGGGAAGATTTGACTGGGGATTTAGTGTGGATTGAAGATGCAGAGGTTTTTGCACAAGAGGTGGCTGAGCGGAGTCAAAGCTACCTTGACGATAGTTCTAAACAGATCACTTCGGCTCACTTCGACTTCGATCAGCGACCGCCGCTCAATGATATTGGTTCAGATAAAATTATTTCTAAAGAGGATATCATCACCTCAAAACGCATAGGCATCGATTATGCTGAAGAAGATGCGGACCTACCTTGGCGATTCTATTTATGGAGTAGCCAGTTTGTGAGTAAGAGGTAG
- the htpG gene encoding molecular chaperone HtpG — protein MSQQGTINVAVENIFPLIKKFLYSDHEIFLRELVSNATDATLKLQHLARIGEAKVELGDQKIEIKVNKEAKTLHIIDQGLGMTEDEVQKYINDIAFSGAEEFLEKYKDSAKDSGIIGHFGLGFYSAFMVADKVEIITKSYKDAPAVHWTCDGSPNYTIEEAQKEHFGTEIILHISDDETEFLEESRIRELLNKYNKFMPVPIKFGTRTETLEKPEGAKEDDPAPTQEVDDIINNPNPAWTKQPTELESEDYKNFYRELYPMQFEEPLFNIHLNVDYPFNLTGILYFPKMTNDLNIQKDRIQLYQNQVFVTDNVEGIVPEFLTMLRGVIDSPDIPLNVSRSYLQADGAVKKISSYITRKVADKLKSLFNDDRKAFEEKWNDIKIVIEYGMLSKEKFFEKADKFALYPTVDGSFFTWDELIEKIKPTQTDKDEKTIVLYASNQEEQHSYIASAKAKGYEVLLLDSPIVSHLMQKLETSKEKIQFVRVDSDHVDNLIKKEEEQISKLSDEEKEALQKAITETLGDSNYTVQVEAMSSDAAPFIITQPEFMRRMKEMQATGGGGMMMGMGNMPDMYNLVVNANHELVNEIHSTKTDKKKQRLIKQSVDLAKLSQGLLKGEALTEFVKRSYEMVK, from the coding sequence ATGAGTCAACAAGGAACCATTAATGTAGCGGTGGAGAACATTTTCCCGCTCATCAAGAAGTTTTTATACAGCGACCACGAGATTTTTCTACGCGAGCTCGTGTCCAATGCTACTGATGCCACGCTGAAGCTGCAGCATCTCGCCAGAATAGGGGAGGCTAAGGTCGAGCTGGGTGACCAGAAGATCGAGATCAAGGTCAATAAGGAGGCTAAAACGCTCCACATTATCGATCAAGGTCTGGGGATGACTGAGGACGAGGTGCAGAAATACATCAACGATATCGCGTTTTCTGGAGCTGAGGAATTCCTGGAGAAATACAAAGACAGCGCAAAGGATAGCGGGATTATAGGCCACTTCGGTCTTGGGTTCTACTCGGCTTTTATGGTGGCTGACAAGGTAGAAATCATCACTAAATCCTATAAAGATGCTCCAGCGGTACACTGGACGTGTGATGGGTCGCCTAATTACACGATTGAAGAGGCGCAGAAAGAACACTTCGGTACGGAGATCATCTTGCACATCAGCGATGATGAGACGGAATTTTTGGAAGAAAGCCGCATCCGCGAGTTGTTGAACAAATACAACAAGTTCATGCCAGTGCCGATTAAATTTGGTACGCGCACGGAGACTTTGGAGAAGCCAGAAGGAGCGAAGGAGGATGATCCAGCACCTACGCAAGAGGTAGACGATATCATCAACAACCCAAATCCAGCCTGGACCAAGCAGCCTACGGAGCTGGAAAGTGAAGACTACAAAAACTTCTACCGCGAGCTGTACCCGATGCAGTTTGAGGAGCCACTCTTCAACATTCACCTGAACGTGGACTATCCGTTCAACCTTACGGGAATTCTTTATTTCCCTAAGATGACTAACGATCTGAACATTCAGAAGGATCGCATACAGCTGTATCAGAATCAGGTATTTGTAACCGATAACGTAGAGGGAATCGTACCGGAATTCCTGACCATGTTGCGTGGGGTGATCGACAGTCCAGACATACCGCTGAACGTGTCCCGTTCCTACCTACAGGCAGATGGTGCGGTGAAGAAAATCTCCAGCTACATCACGCGTAAGGTGGCAGACAAGCTGAAATCTTTATTCAACGACGACCGCAAGGCGTTTGAGGAAAAGTGGAACGACATCAAGATCGTGATCGAGTACGGTATGCTGAGCAAGGAGAAATTCTTTGAGAAGGCAGACAAGTTTGCGCTGTACCCGACCGTGGACGGATCTTTCTTTACCTGGGATGAATTGATCGAGAAAATCAAACCTACCCAAACCGATAAGGACGAGAAAACCATCGTGCTTTATGCTTCTAATCAAGAGGAGCAGCATAGTTATATCGCTTCCGCGAAAGCGAAAGGGTACGAAGTCCTCTTACTCGACTCGCCTATCGTGAGCCACTTGATGCAGAAATTGGAAACCTCCAAAGAGAAAATCCAGTTTGTACGTGTGGATTCAGATCACGTAGACAATCTGATCAAGAAAGAAGAGGAGCAGATCTCCAAACTGAGCGATGAGGAAAAAGAAGCGCTTCAAAAAGCGATTACAGAAACTCTAGGAGATTCAAACTATACCGTACAGGTAGAGGCGATGAGCAGCGATGCCGCTCCATTTATCATTACACAACCCGAGTTCATGCGCCGTATGAAAGAAATGCAGGCGACCGGTGGTGGCGGTATGATGATGGGAATGGGCAACATGCCAGACATGTACAACCTGGTCGTAAACGCAAACCACGAGCTGGTTAACGAGATCCACAGCACTAAAACGGACAAGAAAAAACAACGCTTAATCAAACAAAGTGTGGATTTGGCTAAGTTGTCTCAAGGACTGTTGAAAGGTGAGGCGCTGACCGAATTTGTGAAGAGAAGTTATGAGATGGTGAAGTAG
- a CDS encoding YncE family protein, with protein sequence MTKFYKLLLSAFAISILIACNGDDDVQAPRGAYENGTIILNEGGSAGGSVSFLTEDRTELAADIFANVNDLPGAGLFLQSIFFDDDRAFIISNGSNVINVVDRFTFELLGTIDSQLSVPRYGVIYDGMAYVTNQADFSTDQDDYLAIIDLNTYTIEETIVIGGTGERMVIANDAIILQNASYGFGNELRKFDPATRTFSAPLSVDAGLNSIQLLNNQVYALDSEGVKVIDPVNFTITRSLSAGSLSPSNLRVANNQLYYTSGSAAYSVSSTSTALSTTPIFDYGSSSLYGTFYGFDVNEDLIYVADAGDFTSEGSIFIYNTNGELIYDGVSGDIAPNSFYFQ encoded by the coding sequence ATGACTAAGTTTTACAAACTATTATTAAGTGCCTTTGCAATCTCTATCCTGATCGCTTGTAACGGTGACGACGATGTTCAAGCACCACGTGGAGCCTATGAGAATGGGACGATTATTCTCAATGAGGGAGGTAGTGCAGGAGGTTCCGTTTCTTTTTTAACTGAAGATCGTACAGAACTTGCTGCCGACATTTTTGCCAATGTCAATGATTTGCCTGGAGCTGGACTCTTCTTACAATCTATTTTCTTTGATGATGATAGAGCGTTTATTATCTCAAACGGATCCAATGTGATCAATGTGGTGGACCGGTTTACTTTTGAATTATTAGGTACCATTGATTCCCAATTGAGCGTGCCGCGCTATGGTGTGATCTATGATGGAATGGCCTACGTGACAAATCAAGCTGATTTCTCCACAGATCAGGACGATTATCTTGCTATCATCGACCTTAACACCTACACAATAGAGGAAACTATTGTGATAGGAGGTACTGGTGAGCGCATGGTAATTGCTAATGATGCTATAATTCTTCAAAACGCTTCTTACGGCTTTGGTAATGAGTTGAGAAAGTTTGATCCAGCAACCAGAACTTTTTCAGCTCCACTAAGTGTGGATGCAGGTTTGAACTCAATTCAATTATTGAATAATCAAGTTTACGCTCTGGATAGTGAAGGAGTTAAAGTTATCGACCCGGTTAATTTTACCATCACAAGATCTCTTTCTGCGGGATCATTGTCTCCAAGTAATCTGCGTGTAGCAAACAATCAATTATATTATACCTCTGGTAGTGCTGCCTACAGCGTTTCTTCAACGTCCACAGCACTTTCTACAACCCCTATTTTTGATTATGGGAGCAGTTCATTGTATGGAACTTTTTATGGATTTGATGTGAATGAAGATCTTATCTATGTGGCAGATGCAGGTGATTTCACCTCAGAAGGCAGCATCTTTATCTATAATACTAATGGCGAACTGATTTACGATGGAGTGTCTGGAGATATCGCACCTAACAGTTTTTACTTTCAGTAA
- a CDS encoding flavodoxin family protein: protein MFSPDFSKLKALYINCTLKKSPQESHTQKLMDVSARIMECEHVEVEHLRFIDHDVASGVQPDMTEHGWEKDDWVEITKKVMAADILVVGTPIWLGEKSSQCQLLIERLYSLSGLQNEKGQYKFYGKVAGTIITGNEDGIKHCAMGILYSLQHVGYSIPPQADAGWIGEVGPGPSYGDDGKVGLDNDFTKRNTTFMTYNLLHLAKMLKENGGYPAFGNSKEQWDAGNRWCFENPEYR, encoded by the coding sequence ATGTTCTCACCCGATTTTTCCAAACTCAAAGCACTTTACATCAATTGCACGCTCAAGAAGTCTCCGCAAGAAAGCCACACCCAGAAGCTCATGGACGTGAGCGCCCGCATCATGGAGTGTGAACATGTGGAGGTGGAACACTTACGCTTTATAGACCACGATGTCGCCAGCGGCGTGCAGCCCGATATGACCGAGCACGGCTGGGAAAAAGACGATTGGGTAGAAATCACAAAAAAAGTCATGGCAGCAGATATTCTAGTGGTAGGAACGCCCATCTGGCTGGGTGAGAAATCTTCCCAATGTCAGTTATTGATTGAGCGACTCTATTCCCTCAGCGGACTCCAAAATGAAAAAGGTCAATATAAATTCTATGGTAAGGTTGCCGGCACCATCATTACAGGAAACGAAGACGGAATCAAACATTGCGCGATGGGAATTTTGTACTCGCTGCAACACGTGGGCTACTCCATCCCACCACAAGCCGATGCTGGCTGGATAGGCGAAGTAGGTCCCGGTCCCAGTTATGGTGATGATGGCAAAGTTGGTCTGGACAATGATTTTACCAAACGTAACACCACTTTCATGACCTACAACCTGCTCCACCTTGCCAAAATGCTCAAGGAAAATGGCGGCTATCCCGCTTTTGGCAACTCAAAAGAACAATGGGATGCTGGAAACCGCTGGTGTTTTGAGAATCCGGAGTATCGATAG
- a CDS encoding YozE family protein → MKLLEHINKVSNIDSPIGDLANDILRDANFPKKSSETEMLDYINVMTLRGGRNDIFQELLIEYRLSNNETLNLILDYLHQNNITSLEKGRELGIATPYIEACGDLIKIPVANTFPENILNELEELETMNELHVKIFDGTEVQSSLLTKPNMSDGKNITFYSHPIQFEFLTSLVSRRKRIANKTKNYLDLDPRKNNR, encoded by the coding sequence ATGAAATTATTAGAACACATAAATAAAGTATCGAATATTGATAGTCCTATTGGTGATTTAGCAAATGATATTTTAAGAGATGCCAACTTCCCAAAAAAATCATCAGAAACGGAAATGTTAGATTACATAAACGTAATGACTTTGAGAGGGGGAAGAAACGATATTTTCCAAGAACTTCTAATAGAATATCGCCTATCCAACAATGAGACCCTTAATCTCATTCTTGATTATTTGCATCAAAACAATATTACCTCGCTGGAAAAAGGAAGAGAATTAGGTATCGCAACCCCTTACATAGAAGCGTGTGGAGATTTAATAAAGATTCCAGTAGCAAATACTTTTCCAGAAAATATATTGAATGAACTTGAAGAACTCGAAACCATGAATGAATTGCATGTTAAAATTTTTGATGGCACGGAGGTGCAAAGTAGCTTGCTTACTAAACCAAATATGAGTGATGGCAAGAATATTACATTTTACTCGCATCCAATTCAATTTGAATTCTTGACATCTTTAGTATCGCGAAGAAAACGAATTGCTAACAAAACGAAAAATTATTTGGATTTAGACCCTAGAAAAAATAATCGCTAA